In the genome of Leishmania braziliensis MHOM/BR/75/M2904 contig, possible fusion of chromosomes 20 and 34, one region contains:
- a CDS encoding putative proteasome regulatory non-ATP-ase subunit 11 produces MDPSAFGMMSGRGMGRQAEVRDARDTAETIQISSIALLKMLIHGRAGVPLEVMGLMIGEEIDDYTIRVADVFSMPQTATGQSVEAVDPEYQVHMLDKLKLVGRHENVVGWYHSHPGFGCWLSSEDVMTAAGYENLTPRSVSVVVDPIQSVRGKVVIDAFRTIPQEIMAMRAMGEYVEPRQVTSNIGFLSKPSAVALSHNLNRQYYNLPVTFRKKNHELRLLLNVYRKGWQEGFKLEKAKVYQRETRASIRELISLSKQAEKYITQGRDEDDLGNVGQINTMSHLQTEAENVIHRNLNQSIGAMINAVVF; encoded by the coding sequence ATGGACCCCTCGGCCTTCGGAATGATGTCTGGCCGCGGCATGGGCCGTCAGGCTGAGGTGCGCGATGCCCGTGATACCGCGGAGACAATTCAGATTTCGTCCATCGCACTGCTCAAGATGCTCATTCACGGTCGCGCCGGGGTGCCGCTGGAGGTGATGGGCCTCATGATTGGCGAGGAGATCGACGACTACACGATTCGCGTCGCAGATGTCTTCTCGATGCCGCAGACCGCCACCGGTCAGTCTGTTGAGGCGGTCGATCCGGAGTATCAGGTGCACATGCTGGACAAGCTGAAGCTGGTTGGTCGTCACGAGAATGTCGTGGGCTGGTATCACAGTCATCCCGGCTTCGGTTGCTGGCTGTCCTCGGAGGATGTGATGACAGCTGCGGGTTACGAGAATTTGACACCACGCAGTGTGTCGGTCGTTGTGGACCCCATCCAGTCTGTGCGTGGAAAGGTGGTGATTGACGCCTTCCGCACTATCCCACAGGAGATCATGGCGATGCGAGCGATGGGTGAGTATGTAGAACCGCGTCAGGTGACGTCGAACATCGGATTCCTGTCCAAACCGTCGGCCGTGGCCCTCTCCCACAATCTAAACCGCCAGTACTACAATCTGCCCGTGACCTTCCGTAAGAAAAACCACGAGTTGCGGTTGCTGTTGAACGTGTACCGCAAGGGCTGGCAGGAGGGCTTCAAGTTGGAGAAGGCAAAGGTGTACCAGCGCGAGACACGCGCAAGCATTCGCGAGCTCATTTCCCTCTCAAAGCAGGCAGAGAAGTACATTACGCAAGGACGCGACGAGGACGATCTAGGTAACGTCGGTCAGATCAACACCATGTCCCACCTGCAAACAGAGGCGGAAAACGTCATCCACCGCAACCTCAATCAATCCATCGGTGCCATGATCAACGCGGTGGTGTTCTAA